In Thermanaerovibrio velox DSM 12556, the genomic stretch GACGCAACCTGAGGTCGCCGAGGCGCTCGATCTCGACAGCGACAGCCCCAGGCGGCGCAAATTTTTAGCGCGCCTTCAGGGCGAGGTGAGCAAGCGCGGGGTGGTGGACGTGTTGCGCAATGGCATCCAACATGGGCCGCACCGCATTGAGCTTTTCTACGCCACCCCTTCGCCCGGAAACGACAAGGCTCGGGCGCTCTTTGAGCAAAACCGCTTTAGCGTCACGCGCCAACTTCGCTACTCGCGTGATGAGATGCAGCGGGCATTGGACTTGGTGCTCTTCATCAACGGCCTGCCGGTCTTCACCTTCGAGCTCAAAAACAGTCTAACCAAACAGACGGTGCACGATGCCATCGAGCAGTACAAGCGCGACCGCAACCCGCACGAGAAGCTCTTCGAGCTGGGTCGCTGCATCGCGCATTTCGCGGTGGACGACAGCGAGGTGTGGTTCTGCACTCATCTCCGGGGCAAGGCCTCGTGGTTTTTGCCCTTCAACAAGGGATGGAACGACGGCGCCGGCAACCCACCCAACCCCCAGGGACTGAAGACCGATTACCTTTGGCGGGAGGTCCTCACCCGTGAGAGCCTGACCGACATCCTCGAAAACTACGCACAGCTCGTTGAGGAGAAAGACCCCAGGACCGGAAAGAAGCGGCGAAGGCAAATCTTCCCCCGTTACCACCAGCTCGACGTGGTGCGCAAACTGCTCGCAGATGCACGGGAGCACGGCGCGGGACGGCGGTACCTCATCCAGCACTCGGCCGGCAGTGGCAAGTCCAACTCCATCGCCTGGCTGGCGCATCAGTTGATCGGCGTTGTGAACAACGGCAAGCCTGTCTTCGATTCCATCATCGTGGTGACCGACCGTCGCATCCTGGACCAGCAGATTCGCGACACGGTCAAGCAGTTCGCCCAGGTGAGCGCCACGGTTGGGCACGCCGAGCACTCAGGAGACCTGCGGCGCTTCATCTCGAGCGGCAAAAAGATCATCATCACGACGCTCCAGAAGTTTCCCTTCATCCTTGATGAAATCGGCAGCGAGCACCGCGGGCGGCGCTTTGCCATCATCATTGACGAGGCGCACTCAAGTCAGGGAGGCCGTACGGCAGCGAAGATGCACCAGGCTTTGGCAGGGGTGGATGACGAGGAGGATGAGACATTCGAAGACCGCCTCAACCGACTGATCGAAGCGAAAAAACTGCTCCCCAACGCCGGCTACTTTGCGTTCACCGCGACGCCCAAGAACAAGACGCTGGAAATTTTCGGATCGCCCGAGCCGCAGCCCGATGGCACGGTCAAACATCGGCCGTTTCATAGCTACACGATGAAACAAGCCATCCAGGAAGGGTTCATCCTGGATGTGCTGGCCCACTACACGCCGGTCAAGAGCTACTATAAGCTCATCAAGAAGATCGATGACGACCCGGAGTTCGATGTGAAGAAGGCACAGAAGAAGCTGCGCCGCTTCGTCGAGGGCCACGAGCACGCCATCCGGCTCAAGGCCGAGATCATGGTGGACCACTTCCACGAGCAGGTAATTGCCAAGGGCAAGATTGGCGGCCAGGCGCGGGCGATGGTGGTGACCGGCAGCATCGAGCGCGCCATCCAGTACTTTCATGCTTTTCAAGCCTACCTTCAAGAGCGCAAAAGCCCCTATCGGGCGATTGTGGCCTTCTCGGGTGAGCACGAGCATGGCGGCGTCAAAGTCACTGAAGCGAGTTTGAACGGCTTTCCTTCGAATCAAATCGCCGACAAAATCCGGGAAGACCCCTATCGGTTTCTGATCTGTGCCGATAAGTTCCAGACCGGCTACGACGAGCCGCTCCTGCACACGATGTACGTGGACAAGGCGCTCTCCGGCGTCAAGGCGGTGCAGACCCTTTCGCGCCTCAACCGCGCCCACCCCCAGAAGCACGATACGTTCGTGCTCGACTTCGTGAACGACCCGGAAACGATCCGCAAGGCTTTCGAACCATACTACCGGACGACGATCCTTGCGGATGAGACCGACCCGAATAAGCTCCACGACCTCAAGGCTGACCTCGACAGTTACGAGGTGTACGCGCCCGAACAGGTGGAAGAGCTGGTGCGTCTCTACCTGGGGGGCGCCGACCGCGACCAGCTCGACCCGATTCTCGACGCCTGCGTGGCCGTCTATGTCGAGCATCTCGACGAAGACGGGCAGGTGGACTTCAAGGGCAAAGCCAAGGCGTTTCTGCGGACATACCACTTTCTTTCTTCAGTCCTCCCATACTCTCACGCTCCATGGGAGAAGCTTTCCATCTTCCTTGAGTTCCTGGTGCCCAAGCTACCGGCGCCAAAAGAGGAAGACCTTTCAAAGGGCATCCTCGAGGCGATTGACATGGATAGCTACCGAGTCGAAAAGCAGGCGAGCATGCGGATAGCGCTTCCCGATGCCGATGCCGAGATCGAACCGATACCCACTGCGGGTGGTGGGCACAAGCCTGAACCAGAACTCGAACGGCTTTCCAACATCATTAAGGCGTTCAACGATCAGTTCGGCAACATTCCGTGGACTGATGCCGATCGGGTGCGCAAACTCATTACTGAGGAAATTCCGGCGCGTGTTGCTGCTGACTCCGCCTATCAGAACGCTCGGAAGTTCTCGGACAAACAAAACGCCCGCATCGAACACGACAAGGCGCTCGTTCGCGTGATGACAGCGCTGCTTCAGGACGATACAGAGCTATTCAAACAGTTCAGCGATAACGACGGCTTCCGTCGCTGGCTGACCGATACGGTGTTTGCGTTAACTTACGAGTAAAGCGGCTCTCTTAGCGCAGCCGATGATTTTGCATCACCTCCCGCGGTTTCTTGCCCGCCAAATGGGAGAAGACCGCACCGCCAAGATCGCACTGATCGTGGTGGACGGCCTTGCCATGGACCAATGGCTGGTGGTCCGGGATGCCCTTGCCTCACGTCGGCCCGGTTTTGGATTCCGGGAGCAGGCGGTCTTTGCTTGGGTGCCTTCGCTTACCTCAGTGTCGCGCCAGGCCACCTTCGCCGGCAAGGCTCCCATCTTTTTTCCGAGCAGCATTCAGACGACGGACAAGGAACCTGCGTTATGGGCCCAGTTCTGGGCGGATAATGGCCTTACGCCAAACGAGGTGGTCTACCTCAAGGGGCTGGGCGACGGTAATCTGGAAACCGTTTCCGAAGCGCTTTCTCATCCCAAGGCAAGGTTCGCCGGGCTGGTGGTGGACAAGGTCGACAAGATCATGCACGGGATGGAAATGGGCACTGCCGGGATGCACAACCAGGTGCGCCAGTGGGCCAAGCAGCCGTACCTGAACACACTCATTGATCTGCTCTTGGATCGGGGCTTCCGTGTCTATCTGACCTCTGATCATGGCAACATCGAGGCGGAAGGTTGCGGTCGTCCATCCGAAGGGGCTGTGGCGGACCTGCGCGGCGAACGAGTCCGCATCTATCCCACCCCGGCCCTTCGCGGAAAGGTGAAAGAACGCTTTCCAGCCGCGTTGGAATGGGGTACCGTTGGCCTCCCGGAGGACTTCCTCGCCCTGCTGGCCCCTGCGCGGCAGGCGTTTGTCCAAGAAAAGCAGCGCACTGTGAGCCACGGCGGCGTTTCGGTGGAGGAACTCATCGTCTCTCTGATCCAAATTGACAGGACGGGGGAATGACCAGACGGACCGACCAGATCGGATTTAGTCAGCGAGTGCGTCTGGAATGGCTTGAGCAGACGGCCAACCTGGTCTTGGCAGGGAATGCCAAGGCTGCGGTCAACGAAGCCCTGCAGGAGTTGCTGAAGGACAAGGTGTCCGTTGCCGGACAGGCCGAGCGTGGCAATCGTGAGAAGATAATCACGATTCTCCTGAAGACGTGGCTGACGGTTCCGAGCGAACTCGAGTCGTTGCGCATCGAAGGACTGGAACTACTCAAACGTGTTCCTCGACGCGATCATCTGGCCATCCACTGGGGGATGGTCATGGCGGTCTACCCGTTCTGGTCGAACGTAGCCACCCAGACTGGCCGTCTCCTGAGGCTTCAGGGTTCCGCTGCGGTGGCTCATGTTCAGCGCCGGGTTCGGGAGCAATACGGCGAGCGGTTTAACAAGGAACCTGAGGGCTGGAAGAAACGTTAGAAGGGCCGGATACAGGATTTCCCGCCAGGAGACATATTGGATCATCCCCGCTGCAGCAGGTCAAAAGGAGGTATGGGGACGGAAAGGGGCGATGAGTTTTTTTAAGGCCTCATCCATCCCCTCAAAGGCCATCCAGCCAATTGATCGCCCCCATCGGTGAGCTGCGGTGAGTTGATTTGCTCTTCGGTTTTAACCTTGCGGTCTTGACGAATGGCATAAGATGCGATAACGTCAATCGGGTCAAAAATAGCCCGACCAGGGGCTGAGATGTTGTCGTGCCTAGAGGATTGGGTCCGGTTGGGCGGCTGTAAGACCAGAGACAGGGAAAGGAGGTCCCGGTAGGGTATGGAAGATCCCAGTAGTAGATCCTGCGTGCCCTTATGCAGCAAGTCTTCATGCCAAAACTACATACCCCCCTCCGGGACACCTGCTTCCGTGGGTTTCAGGGGCTTTGTAGGGGTCAGTTAACCCTTTATGCGCCTTGCCTGAGCCCTGCGGCGCCTTGCTGGCTCCCGGATAGGGTAGACAGGAGGTGTTTCCCATGGGAAGGGCGGAGGCCAAGACCCTGGAGAGAATCGACGACATAGCTTCTTTCCTGGATAGGAATCCCAATCAGTTCTTGACGGTTATAAGAGAGGCCCACCCGGCGGCGGTGGCGGAGTATCTGTCGGAGCTTCCTTTCGAGGAGGCATTGGGGATACTGCGAGGACTTGACGTGTCCCGTATGGGGGAGATATTCAGCCACCTGGACGAGGACATGCAGCTCCGGGTGTTTCAGTCCTTCAGCCGGGAGGAGAGGGTTAACCTACTCCTTGAGATGTCCCCCGATGACCGGGCGGACCTCTTCAAGGCCCTGCCGGAGGAGAGCCAGACGGCCCTTCTGCCCGCCCTGGCGCAGGTGGAGAGGGAGGACATAAGGCGCCTTGCCTCCTACGAGGAGGGCACCGCTGGGGCGGTCATGACCTCCGACTACGCCACCATATCGCCCGAGATGACCGCTCAGGAGGCGATCGAACACCTTCGGGAGATAGCCCCGGACAGCGAGACCATATACTACACCTACGTGGTGGATGACCAGCACCGGCTGCAGGGGTTCGTCTCCCTTAGGGAGCTCATCCTGGCCCCCAAGGACGCTAAAGTGAAGGACTTCATGAAGAAGGACCCCATATTCGTCCGGGTGGATGACGACCAGGAGGAGGCGGCAAGGAAGATACAGAAGTACGACCTCATAGCCCTCCCGGTGCTCAACGACGACGACGTCATGGTGGGCATAATAACCCACGACGATGCGTTGGACATAATAACCCAGGAGCAGACGGAGGACATAGAGAAGCTCATGGCCATAGGGGGTGCTCACGGGGAGATGCCGTACCTCAAAACCCCAGCTTGGGTACACTTCAAGAACCGGGCCGCCTGGATTGTGGCCCTTGCCGCCTTGGGCTTCGTTTCGGGGATGATAATCCATTCCTTCGAGTCCACCTTGATGAGCCTCATGATACTGGCCCTTTACATGCCCATGGTGGCGGACACGGGAGGCAACACCGGAAGCCAGGCGGCCACCGTGGTGGTTCGGGCGCTGGCGCTGGGGGAGATAACCTACGAGGACTTTTTCAAGGTGCTGTTCAAGGAGTTCAAGATATCCTTGATGTTGGCCCTGGTCCTTGGGATCATATCCTGGATCAAGGTCATGTACCTGTCCCAGGGTAGCACGATCCCTGCGGGCTTCTCCCTCTTCAACATAGCGGTGGCCATAGCCCTGGCGCTGGCCATTCAGGTGGTTAGCGCCACCCTGGTGGGGGCGGTTCTCCCCATGCTGGTCCATCGGCTAGGACAGGACCCGGCGGTGGTGGCAAGCCCGGCTCTTACCACCATAGTGGACATAACGGGGCTTATAATATACTTCAGCACCGCCAAAATAATCCTGGGATTGTGATGACCGGCCTGGAGATTTCATCTAGGAGGGGCCCCCAAGGGGCCCCTTTGACCTTTCAATGTAGGGGATATACCATTAACTTGGGCTGAGATATCCCCAGCCCCTGCCCTAACGGTGGTTTTTGACTTCCATGGACCTTAAAGTTCCGAAACCATGTCCCTTGGGTGGTGGTCAAGTGCTCAAGATCCAGAAGGTGCTCAACAACAACGTGGTGATAGCCCTGCACCGTTCGGGGTACGAGGCGGTGCTGGTAGGTCGCGGATTGGGGTTTGGCAAGCATCCAGGGGACGGGGTGGAGGAGGACTCGGCAGAGAAGGTCTTCGTCCTTAAGGACCCAAGGGAACGCATAAGGTATGCCCGGGTTCTGGAGGAGGTGGATAAACCCTTCGCCGCCCTGGTGACCCAGGGCATAGCCATGATGGAGGACCTGCTTGGAACCACCCTGGGGGAGAGGATCCACTGGAGCTTGACGGACCACCTTTTCTTCGCGGTGAAGCGCCTCAAGGAGGGCATAGCGGTTAAGAACCCTTTCCTAAGGGAAGTGGAGGTGCTGTATCCAAAGGAGTACGCCGCCGCCCAGGCCATGATCCGCTGGCTCTCCGAGGAGATAGACCTTCCCATGCCGGAGGACGAGACCGCCTTTGTGGCGTTGCACGTGCACAGCGCCATGGGGGGAGAGAGCCTAAGCCAGGTGTCCCGGAAGAACAACATAATATCCCAGATGATAAAGATCACCGAAGAATCCCTTGGCTTCACCCTAAATCGCAAATCCCCCCAGTACATGAGACTCATAAGGCACTTAAGCTTCTTCATAGACCGTATAGAGGGCTCCATGGAGGGAGACCCCATGGATTCGGTGGAGGAGATGATGCGAAAGGAACACCCCATCCCCTACGGCATAGCGGCTAAGCTGTGCCTCTTCCTTCAGAACGCCCTGGGCAAACCCGTTCCCAGGGCGGAGACCGTATACTTGACCATCCACATTCAAAGGCTATATAATTCCACAAAACATAGCGAATAGTCACACGTTACCAGTTCCGTTATCGCGTGTTACCGGCTTTTCGGGCATGAGCGAGGCGGTGCCGAATAAGGCGCTGTTTCGCTCATGCCCGTTTTTATATCCTTATTTGGGGGGATGTGAAGTGTTAAAGGGATCGTTTGGTAAGCTTCAGCGGATAGGTCAGGCACTGATGTTGCCGGTGGCCATCCTTCCCGCCGCGGGGTTCCTCCTGGCGGTTGGGTTCAGCCTCAAGAGCCCCACGGTGCTGGAGATGGCACCGTTCCTGGCGGGGCCGGGGTGGAGCAAGCTTGCCACCATGATGGCCTCCGCGGGAGGAGTGGTGTTCGATAACCTGGCGCTGCTCTTTGCGGTGGGCGTGGCGGTGGGTTTGGCGGGACTCTCTGGGGTTGCCGCCCTGGCTTCGATCGTGTGCTATCTGGTTATGAACGCCACCATGAGCGCCGTGGGGGGCTTCACGGTGGAGATGGTTCTCAAGGGGGGCAACCCATCTTACGCCCTGGTGATGGGCATACCGACCCTGCAGACCGGCGTTTTTGGCGGCATCCTGTGCGGCCTCGTGGGTGCCTGGTGCTACGAGAGGTTCTACAAGATAGAGCTGCCCCAGTTCCTGGGCTTCTTCGCGGGCAAGAGGTTCGTCCCCATAGCCAGCGCCTTTGCGGGTTTCCTCCTGGGAGTGGCCATGTTCTTCCTGTGGCCCTTCGCCCAGAAGGGGCTTAACAGCTTCTCCAACGCCATAATGGGCTCCGCCATGCCGGTGGCGGTGTTCCTCTTCGGCATGATCAAGCGGCTTCTCATACCCTTTGGGCTCCACCACATCTTCTACGCCCCCTTCTGGTTCGAGTTCGGGGAGTACAAGAACCTGGCGGGGGAGATAATCCGGGGGGACATAAGGATATTCTTCGCCCAGCTTAAGGACGGTGTGCCCCTTACGGCAGGCTTCTTCCTGGGGGGTGAGTTCCCCATAATGATGTTCGGCCTTCCCGCTGCGGCGCTGGCCATGTACCACAACGCCAAGCCGGAGAACAAGAAGATGGTGGCGGGGCTGCTGGCCTCCGCGGCTTTGACCTCCTTCCTCACCGGCATAACCGAGCCCATAGAGTTCGCCTTCCTCTTCGCCTCCCCGCTGCTCTACTTCATCCACGCGGCGCTTGACGGGCTCTCCTTCCTCTTGCTCTACATATTCAAGGTACACCTGGGCTACACCTTCTCCGGCGGTGCCATAGACTTCGTGCTCTTCGGCATCGTGCCCGGCAAGGAGAAGTGGTGGCTCGCGGTGCTTCTGGGGCTTGGCTTCGCCGTGGCCTATTACGTGATCTTCACGTTCTTCATCCGTTTCTTCGACCTCAAGACCCCCGGCAGGGAAGATGTCTCCCTGGACTCCAACAACGGTTCGTCCTCCAAGGCCCCCACGGAGCTTGCCGCCAAGGTCCTGGAGGCCCTGGGAGGAGCGGGGAACCTGGAGAGGCTGGACGCCTGCATAACCAGGCTCAGGATATCCGTCAAGGATCCCAAGGTGGTGGACAAGGAGGCCCTGAAGGCCCTTGGGGCCACCGGGGTTATGCAGGTGGACCGCAACTTCCAGGCCATCTTCGGCACCGCCTCGGAGGCCATCAAGGAGGAGATACTGCACATAGCGGGCCGCAGCGAGGGTCGTAGGGTCAAGGTGGCCTCCCCCATGTCCGGCAAGGTGGTGGACCTGTCGGAGGTGCCGGACAAGACCTTCAGCGAGAGGATGGTGGGTGAGGGCTTTGCGGTGATCCCCACCGACGGACTGGTGGTCTCCCCGGTGGACGGCAAGGTAACCCTGGTGTTCCCCACCATGCACGCCGTGGGCATAACCTCCAACGAGGGCCTGGAGGTGCTGGTTCACGTGGGCATAGACACGGTGAAGCTCAACGGTGAGGGTTTTAAGGCCCTGGTCTCCCAGGGGGATGAGGTTAAGAAGGGACAGCCCATACTGGAGGCGGACCTCAAGGTCATATCCGCCAAGGCGCCGTCCATAGTCACCCCGGTGGTCTTCACCAACCTCAAGGGAGCTGGTATGGTCACCCCCTTCAAGGGAGAGGTCAAGGCCGGGGAGGATGGGGCCAACGTGGTCCTTTAACCCCTAACCCTAAAGGTAAAGAAGATGAGGGGCCCCCGAACTTGGGGGCCCCTCGCATATGCGTTCCCTTGGGGAACGGTCTTGGTTTAAAGGGGGCTTATGACACCCTTGGCCATGAGGTAGACCGCGGTCACCGCGGCGGCGCAAAGTCCAAGGAGCAGCGCCGTCTCCACGGCGCCGAAGGCCTTGGCGTTGTTCTCCCTCTTGGCCTTCCAGTAGAAGACGGCACCGGGGGCGTAGAGGATGGCGCACATGAGAAGATATTCAAGGCCCGCAGCGTAGATTAGCCACAGGGCGTAGACCGAGGCCACAAGGCTTATGAGGAGCTCGAAGCTTTTGGACTCATCCTGGCTGTACCCCTCGCCGGTGGAGGAGAGCTTGAGCTGGTACAGGGCGCTGAAGAGGTAGGGCACCAGTATGGCGGCGCTGGCTATGGTGTAAAGCGCCTGGTAGGTGCTCTCGGACACCAGGGTTATGAGAAGGAAGAGCTGGATGAGCCCGTTGGTGATCCAAAGGGAGTTCACCGGGGCCTTGTTCTCGTTCTCCTTGGCGAAGAAGGAGGGAAGCACCTTGTCCTTGGCGGCCACGTAGGGGATCTCCGCCGCCAGCATGGTCCAGCCCAGGGTGGCCCCGGAGAGGGATATGATGAGCCCAAGGTTGATTATGGTGGCGCCCCAGCTGCCCACCATCCTCTCCAGGATGTAGGCGGTGGTGGGGTTTTGCAGCTTGATGAGCTCCTCCCGAGGCATGACGCCCAGCGATGCCAGGGAGATCACCACGTACAGGGCCAGGGTGCCAAGGAGCCCTATCACCGTGGCCTTGCCCACGTCGGACTTCTTCTCCGCCCTTCCGGAGAGCACCACCGCCCCCTCCACGCCGATGAAGACCCACAGGGTTACCATCATGGTGCTGCGAACCTGCTCAAGCACCTTGCCCCAGTCCAGGGCGCCGCCGGTACCCCAGAAGTCGGCGTTGAAGATGTCCGCCTTGAAGCCCAAGACCGCCATCAGAGCGAAGAGGATTATGGGCACCAGCTTGCCCACGGTGGTTATGAGGTTCACTATGGCGGCGTCCCTAACGCCCCGGAGCACCAGGAAGTGGATGCCCCAGAGGATCACCGAGGCCCCCGCCACCGCCATGGTCTTGTTGCCGAAGGCGGGGATGAAGTAGGCGATGGCCTCGAAGAGCAGCACCAGGAACGCCACGTTGCCAAGCCAGGCGCTGAGCCAGTATCCCCAGGCGGAGTTGAAGCCGATGAAGTCCCCGAAGCCCGCCTTGGCGTAGCTGTAGATACCGCCGTCCAGCTCGGGCTTGCGGTTGGCCAGGCTCTGGTAGGTAAGTGCCAGGGCTATCATCCCTATGCCGGTTATGAGCCATCCCAGTGCTATGGCCCCGGGTCCGGCGTTTCGCGCTATGTCGGAGGGCAGGGAGAAGACCCCTGCCCCTATCATGGAGCCTATGACCAGGGCCACCAGGGAGAACAGGCCCAACTTCTTATCTGACATTTGTATCACCTTTCCCTTATGTAGGTTTATTCGTTTAGATTTTTATTTCACAAAGCCAGGGGAGCCCCAAGGGCCCCCCGCGGTTGAAGGCAGTGCCTTTGCTTATATGTCCTCCCTGACCAGGGGCATGCTCATGCACCTGGGGCCGCCGCGGCCCCTGGAGAGCTCGGAGCTGGGGACGATGTGGGTCACGATGCCGTGGTCCTGGAGGATCTGGTTGGTGACGTAGTTCCTGGAGTAGACCACCACCTTGCCGGGGGCGATGGCCAGGGTGTTGGACCCGTCGTTCCACTGCTCCCGGGGGGCGTCGATGGGATCGCCGCCGGCGCAGCGGATCAGGGTGACCTTGTCAAGCCCCAAGGCCTTGGCAAGGATGGTCTCCAGGGTGGAGCGCTCCTCCTCTATGTGAATGCCGCTGCTGTTGGGGGTGATGGAGAACACCTGCAGCGGGCCCTCGATTTCGGGATGGATGGTGAACTTGTCCCGGTCCACCATGGTGAACACGGTGTCCAGGTGCATGAACGCCCTCTTCTTAGGTATGTTGAAGGCAAGCACCTGCTTGTAGGTGCTGCGCTCATCGCTGAAGAGCTTCCTCGCCAGCTTCTCCACGGAAGCGGCGTCGGTCCTCTCGGATATGCCTATGGCGAGGACGGAGGGACTTAATACCAGCTCGTCGCCGCCCTCGATGGAAGTGGTCTCGGTCCTGTCGTACCAGAAGGGGACGTCGCAGTCCTTGAAACGGGGGTGGTGCTGGAAGATGTACTTGGCGTAAAGGGTCTCCCGGTTGCGGGTCTCGGTGCGCATGTGGTTCAAGGTGATGCCGGTGCCGATGGTGGCGAAGGGATCCCTGGTGAAGTAGAGGTTGGGCATGGGATCCACCACCAGGGGATTGTCGGTGTCCAACCTGTCAGCCAGGGACAAAAACTTGAGCTCCTCCCTGGGGAGCTCGGTTCGTCGCACCCCCGCCATGGTCTGGGCCACCATGGCCTTCACATCCATGGAGAGGAAGAACTCCCGAAGCATCTCCCGGGTGCCGTCTCCAGGGATCTTGGCTTCCTTGAGGTACTCGTCGATGAAGGACTCCCTTACCGCCTTGTCCTCCAACGCCTCCGCCGCCAGGTCCTCCAGGTACAGCACCTCCGCGCCGTTGTCCTTGAGCACTTTGGCGAAGGCGTCGTGCTCCTCCTGGGCTATCTTGAGGTAGGGGATGTCGTCGAAGAGCAGACGGGCCATGAGGTCCGGGGTGAGGTTCTCAACCTCCTTGCCTGGACGGTGCAGAAGCACCGAACGAAGGCGCCCTATTTCCGATGTTACCTTGAGGGGTGAGGGCTTCAATTTTATTCCTCCTTACTTAAAATTATCGGGTCTTTACAAGGTTTTTCACCCTTAAAAGCCCACGACCATTACCTTACCAAATAAACCGCTATTGTCAATCGGTTCATGATAGTGGTTGCAATGATTCTAAAATTGATTTAGATATAGGTCGCTGGTGTTTGTAGGGGGTGGTTTGCCTCGTGGATCCCCATCCCCTGTTGGGGGTTGATTGGTCGATAGCCCATAGGATGATAAAAATCAAGGGCCCAAAGGGCCCCTGGAAGCTTACGCTGTTTTAGCGATTAGTGATTATGGTTTAGCAGAGATCCCCGGCTGTTAGAGGGGTTTGATGATGCCGAGGGCCATAAGCACGATGGCCGCTATGGCGGCGATGCACAGGGCGGTGAGCACCACGATCTCAAATGTGCCGAAGGCCTTCTCGTTATTCTCCCTCTTGGCCTGCCAGTAGAAGATGGCCCCTGGGGCGTAGAGGATGGCGCACATGAGCAGGTACTGCAGCCCCGCCCCGTAGAGGAGCCAAAGGGAGTATATGGATGCTATGGTCCCTATGGTGAAGTCGAAGGCGGTGGACTCCCTTCTCCCGTACCCCTCGCCGGTGCTGGCGATCTTGAGGAGGTACAGGGCACTGAAGATGTAGGGCACCAGTATGGCGGCGCTCGCCACGGTGTAGAGGGCCTGGTAGGTGCTTTCGGATACCAGGGTTATTATGAGGAAGAGCTGCACGAGTCCATTCGTTATCCAAAGGGAGCTTGCGGGGGCTCCGTTGTCGTTCTCGAGGGAGAAGAAGTAGGGGAACACCTCGTCCTCGGAGGCAACGTAAGGTATCTCCGCCGCCAATAGGGTCCAGCCCAAGCTTGCCCCTGCCAGGGACACTATGAGCCCCAGGTTTATGATGACTGCACCACCGCTTCCTATGAGCCTTTCGAGGATGTATGCGGTGCTGGGGTTCTTAAGCTGTATCAGCTCCTCCCGGGGCATTATCCCCAAGGATGCAAGGGATATGATTACGTACAGGACCAGGGTGCCGAGCAACCCTATAACCGTGGCCTTACCAACGTCGGTCTTCTTAGCCGCCCGTCCTGAGAGCACCACCGCACCCTCCACGCCGATGAAGACCCACAGGGTTACCATCATGGTGCTG encodes the following:
- the ptsG gene encoding glucose-specific PTS transporter subunit IIBC, which encodes MLKGSFGKLQRIGQALMLPVAILPAAGFLLAVGFSLKSPTVLEMAPFLAGPGWSKLATMMASAGGVVFDNLALLFAVGVAVGLAGLSGVAALASIVCYLVMNATMSAVGGFTVEMVLKGGNPSYALVMGIPTLQTGVFGGILCGLVGAWCYERFYKIELPQFLGFFAGKRFVPIASAFAGFLLGVAMFFLWPFAQKGLNSFSNAIMGSAMPVAVFLFGMIKRLLIPFGLHHIFYAPFWFEFGEYKNLAGEIIRGDIRIFFAQLKDGVPLTAGFFLGGEFPIMMFGLPAAALAMYHNAKPENKKMVAGLLASAALTSFLTGITEPIEFAFLFASPLLYFIHAALDGLSFLLLYIFKVHLGYTFSGGAIDFVLFGIVPGKEKWWLAVLLGLGFAVAYYVIFTFFIRFFDLKTPGREDVSLDSNNGSSSKAPTELAAKVLEALGGAGNLERLDACITRLRISVKDPKVVDKEALKALGATGVMQVDRNFQAIFGTASEAIKEEILHIAGRSEGRRVKVASPMSGKVVDLSEVPDKTFSERMVGEGFAVIPTDGLVVSPVDGKVTLVFPTMHAVGITSNEGLEVLVHVGIDTVKLNGEGFKALVSQGDEVKKGQPILEADLKVISAKAPSIVTPVVFTNLKGAGMVTPFKGEVKAGEDGANVVL
- the arcD gene encoding arginine-ornithine antiporter → MSDKKLGLFSLVALVIGSMIGAGVFSLPSDIARNAGPGAIALGWLITGIGMIALALTYQSLANRKPELDGGIYSYAKAGFGDFIGFNSAWGYWLSAWLGNVAFLVLLFEAIAYFIPAFGNKTMAVAGASVILWGIHFLVLRGVRDAAIVNLITTVGKLVPIILFALMAVLGFKADIFNADFWGTGGALDWGKVLEQVRSTMMVTLWVFIGVEGAVVLSGRAEKKSDVGKATVIGLLGTLALYVVISLASLGVMPREELIKLQNPTTAYILERMVGSWGATIINLGLIISLSGATLGWTMLAAEIPYVAAKDKVLPSFFAKENENKAPVNSLWITNGLIQLFLLITLVSESTYQALYTIASAAILVPYLFSALYQLKLSSTGEGYSQDESKSFELLISLVASVYALWLIYAAGLEYLLMCAILYAPGAVFYWKAKRENNAKAFGAVETALLLGLCAAAVTAVYLMAKGVISPL
- the arcA gene encoding arginine deiminase translates to MKPSPLKVTSEIGRLRSVLLHRPGKEVENLTPDLMARLLFDDIPYLKIAQEEHDAFAKVLKDNGAEVLYLEDLAAEALEDKAVRESFIDEYLKEAKIPGDGTREMLREFFLSMDVKAMVAQTMAGVRRTELPREELKFLSLADRLDTDNPLVVDPMPNLYFTRDPFATIGTGITLNHMRTETRNRETLYAKYIFQHHPRFKDCDVPFWYDRTETTSIEGGDELVLSPSVLAIGISERTDAASVEKLARKLFSDERSTYKQVLAFNIPKKRAFMHLDTVFTMVDRDKFTIHPEIEGPLQVFSITPNSSGIHIEEERSTLETILAKALGLDKVTLIRCAGGDPIDAPREQWNDGSNTLAIAPGKVVVYSRNYVTNQILQDHGIVTHIVPSSELSRGRGGPRCMSMPLVREDI
- the arcD gene encoding arginine-ornithine antiporter; amino-acid sequence: MSKKKLGLFPLVALVIGSMIGAGAFSLPSDIAQNASAGAITLGWLITGIGMIALALTYQSLANRKPELDGGIYSYAKAGFGDFIGFNSAWGYWLSAWLGTVAYLILLFDAVSYFVPLFESRVAAVIGASVVLWAIHFLVLSGVREAAIVNLITTVGKLVPIIFFAFIALLGFNLDLFKTDFWGTGGPFQFGPVFEQVRSTMMVTLWVFIGVEGAVVLSGRAAKKTDVGKATVIGLLGTLVLYVIISLASLGIMPREELIQLKNPSTAYILERLIGSGGAVIINLGLIVSLAGASLGWTLLAAEIPYVASEDEVFPYFFSLENDNGAPASSLWITNGLVQLFLIITLVSESTYQALYTVASAAILVPYIFSALYLLKIASTGEGYGRRESTAFDFTIGTIASIYSLWLLYGAGLQYLLMCAILYAPGAIFYWQAKRENNEKAFGTFEIVVLTALCIAAIAAIVLMALGIIKPL